A portion of the Rhinolophus sinicus isolate RSC01 linkage group LG16, ASM3656204v1, whole genome shotgun sequence genome contains these proteins:
- the LG16H5orf52 gene encoding uncharacterized protein C5orf52 homolog — MVPGLGPVTESFRSVENATTQQPKPSVTWDLSSPSAQAAAAQATTSSGAYPRSASRRDGPGNRPEINVGAQPQICFLQPRTSQPLVLFSLMNSSEAAVTKFLPKSHLSRVIIRDNLGAQRLYEMEIKASDKTKKKMAHLYDHLKKKFMMDQLRKLGRWRRESMNIQRYLDSIRARKVSFQSKKKSHGQVPAPGP, encoded by the exons ATGGTTCCGGGTCTGGGTCCTGTTACTGAGTCGTTCCGTAGCGTGGAAAACGCTACTACCCAGCAGCCCAAGCCCTCGGTCACATGGGACCTAAGTTCGCCCTCTGCTCAAGCAGCCGCCGCCCAGGCGACCACCAGTTCTGGCGCTTATCCGCGCTCGGCCTCCCGGCGCGATGGGCCCGGCAACCGCCCCGAAATCAACGTAGGGGCCCAGCCGCAGATCTGCTTCCTGCAGCCGCGGACCTCGCAGCCGCTAGTGCTATTCAG CTTAATGAATTCCAGTGAAGCAGCGGTGACAAAATTTTTACCCAAGAGCCATTTATCTCGGGTGATAATTCGTGACAACCTCGGTGCACAACGACTCTATGAGATGGAG ATAAAAGCTTCAGACAAGACCAAGAAAAAGATGGCCCACTTGTATGACCATCTGAAAAAAAAGTTCATGATGGACCAGCTCAGGAAGCTGGGGCGCTGGAGGCGGGAGTCCATGAACATCCAGCGGTATCTGGATAGCATCCGAGCTCGCAAGGTCTCATTCCAGTCTAAGAAGAAAAGCCACGGACAAGTGCCTGCCCCTGGACCATGA